The sequence ATGTTTAAAATGGCGGCCTCTCCACGGAGTCTCGGCAGCCATGCTGCACCGAACTGTGGCCGAATCTTTCATGCAGCCACGGACCTTATAGAGAGTGGCAATTTTGGCCCGTCTCTCTgtctccactctatcaaaacctttcatatttttaaagacttctattatgtcacccctcagccttctctttacaAGGAAAAAGAGACccatcctgttcatccttttctgatatgtataccctcacatttctggtatcatctctgtaaatcttctctgtaccctctccagtgcctctaaatcctttttataTCCTattaatgtttcccacattacaacagtgactatattccaaaagtacttcattagctgtaaagcgctttgagacgtccgatggtcgtgaaaagcgctatataaatgcaagtctttctttctatattcaACCTAAACTTATATATAACCTCATTTTTGATCTGACCTCTCTGTTTATCCATGGAACCCAAGCCTTTGCACGGCTCCTTTCCTCCTACTCAGAATGTACCTGTATCTTACTTATCTCCTATTTAAATAGTTTCCAGTGCTGGTCTGTTGTTTAATCTGTAATTTGGTCCATCATCCTGGAGTTCTGCAAAACTAAGCTGGAATGGAAGGAAGCAAGGAGGAAAGACAGCTGGACCAAAGGATGGATGTATGCAGGTGAGGAACAAGAAAGAAACAATCAAATGAGGTGGCAACTTTAGATTCACAAAATCATGTTCTAGCAGTGGCACAAGATCAAAAACTACTGCTCCTTTAAAAGGGGGCACATTTGATTTTTTTTGTTAGTTGATGACACTGGGGTAACTCAGTGTCTTTCTATTGGTTAGTTTAGAAATGCAATAATATACTACTGTCAAACCCGTACCTCTGCTCTCAAGTGGTTGAACCCATTTTTCCTTTTAAAATTGAATGCATAATGGATGATTTTCAAATTGTAGATTGCTTTGGACTCGCACTCTCAAAGCATACTCATTTATGTGCGTCTAAATAAACATCACTAAGTTTACACTTTCGTAAATGGCTTCTCCACCGAACGCAACCAGCTGCCTTTGTAAAATCTCTTTTAAGTGTTTTCGCAACTCAATTGATTCGATTATGTTCGAGTATGATTCGTGCAGGTCTATGGCCAATATTGATTAGTTGGTGGTCATTGCTAATTCTAGATGCCCCATTTATCTAGCCAGGATAACATCAGCAGTCGTTGTTATCTCCAATTCCAGTTGCATAAGATGCAAGCTGTGAGAAATAAATAATTGTCACAAGGTTAATGATTTACAACACAACTGATCACCTATCGGGCATGCTAAACAGACGGTGACAGAAGTGGAGCGTACACCTCAGCAGTTCTTGGGGAAAGTGAGCTTCGGGTAAGGCTCACTTTTTAACATCCAGTTTGCCTGTTTGTGGCACATCCCTGGATGCTGTGTTGGGTGGATTTAAGAAAGAAGAGTTCAAAAACGATCATGAGGAAGAATTAATTACTGAAAGTATTTTCAATTAACAGCGTGGGCGGGGAGGTGGCGGCGGCCAAACGTGCGGAGTAAGTGATCATTACATTAGATCCTCCTGTTGAATGCACCATGTTCTCGGCGATTATTATCAGCACATCCTCACAGAAGCTGAATGCTGCATATCTTTCTGTTTATAACTGCACCACACACTGTAACTCTTCAGGGAAAACCCCGCATGCAACATGGCAAGTTATAGAACAGGTTGTTCTCGTCAGTATTCTCACCATAATCATACTCGGGACCCTCCTGGGCAACCTCTTGGTGATTGCTTCAATCACTTACTTCAACAAACTGCAGACTCCAACTAACGCCTTTATACTGTCACTGGCGGCCGCAGATTTCCTGGTTGGCATTTTTGTGATGCCCTTCAGCATGGTCAAGGTGGTGTTTGGCTGGTACTTTGGGAAGACTTTTTGTAAAATTCACACAATCCTCGATGTGATGTTTTGCACATCATCCATCATGAACCTCAGCTGCATTGCTTTCGATCGATTTTATGCCGTGTGCTACCCTTTGAAGTATCGATTCAGGATGTCTCAGATTAGAGTGACAATCCTTCTTCTGATCTGCTGGATTCTGCCCGCTTTAGTGTCCCTCGTGCCCTTGCTGTTGGACCTCCATTTGAAGGGAGTGGAAACCATTCTAGCTCAACTCGATCCACATGATTGTGTGTTTATCGTCAATATTCATTATGCTCTCTCTGCCTCGGTGATCTCCTTCTATCTGCCC is a genomic window of Pristiophorus japonicus isolate sPriJap1 chromosome 4, sPriJap1.hap1, whole genome shotgun sequence containing:
- the LOC139262466 gene encoding trace amine-associated receptor 1-like; amino-acid sequence: MFSAIIISTSSQKLNAAYLSVYNCTTHCNSSGKTPHATWQVIEQVVLVSILTIIILGTLLGNLLVIASITYFNKLQTPTNAFILSLAAADFLVGIFVMPFSMVKVVFGWYFGKTFCKIHTILDVMFCTSSIMNLSCIAFDRFYAVCYPLKYRFRMSQIRVTILLLICWILPALVSLVPLLLDLHLKGVETILAQLDPHDCVFIVNIHYALSASVISFYLPMLVMLVAYGKIFQVARIQARQIYTIENGFHRRSIVRARQSSSMKKERKAAKTLGIIIGCFLLCWLPFFTTNITDPLLGYKTHHILLEMFVWLGYVNSSLNPLLYALFNKSFRRAFGMIIGCKVFTNDCQNNNLSDITRRNTQLTTLSR